A window of Streptomyces gilvosporeus contains these coding sequences:
- a CDS encoding calcium:proton antiporter, protein MSARLRALLLHWTGAVPVLAVVLLALSWGRSLPIPLVVLVSCFLAGAVLAAVHHAEVIAHRVGEPFGSLVLAVAVTIIEVALIVTLMADGGEKSAALARDTVFAAVMITCNGIVGLSLLVGALRHKVAVFNAEGTGAELAAVATLSGLSLVLPTFTTTTPGPRFSTTQLIFAALAALALYGLFVTTQTVRHRDYFLPVVTADEVMDTEEHAEPPSGRRTLAAVGLLALALIAVVGLAKGVSPTIESGVAAAGLPSSVVGIVIALLVLLPETIAAVRAAKRDRVQTSLNLGLGSAMASIGLTIPAVAAASAWLPGPLYLGLGATHMVLLALTVMVGTLTVIPGRATPLQGGMHLALLAAYIVLAVSP, encoded by the coding sequence ATGAGCGCCCGTCTGCGTGCCCTGCTGCTGCACTGGACCGGGGCGGTGCCGGTCCTGGCGGTGGTGCTGCTGGCGCTGAGCTGGGGGCGGTCGCTCCCGATACCTCTGGTCGTGCTGGTCTCGTGCTTTCTGGCGGGGGCGGTGCTGGCCGCGGTGCACCACGCCGAGGTGATCGCGCACCGGGTGGGCGAGCCGTTCGGGTCCCTGGTCCTGGCGGTCGCGGTGACGATCATCGAGGTGGCGCTGATCGTCACGCTGATGGCCGACGGCGGCGAGAAGAGCGCGGCGCTCGCCCGGGACACCGTCTTCGCCGCCGTGATGATCACCTGCAACGGCATCGTCGGACTGTCGTTGCTGGTCGGCGCCCTCAGGCACAAGGTGGCCGTCTTCAACGCCGAGGGCACCGGCGCCGAACTGGCGGCCGTCGCGACCCTGTCGGGCCTCAGCCTGGTGCTGCCGACCTTCACCACGACCACGCCGGGGCCGCGGTTCTCCACCACACAGCTGATCTTCGCGGCGCTCGCCGCCCTCGCCCTCTACGGGCTGTTCGTCACCACGCAGACGGTGCGGCACCGGGACTACTTCCTCCCCGTGGTCACGGCCGACGAGGTGATGGACACCGAGGAGCACGCCGAGCCGCCGTCCGGCAGGAGGACGCTGGCCGCGGTCGGACTGCTGGCGCTGGCGCTGATCGCGGTGGTCGGGCTGGCCAAGGGGGTGTCGCCCACCATCGAGTCCGGCGTGGCCGCGGCCGGTCTGCCGTCCTCCGTCGTCGGCATCGTGATCGCCCTGCTGGTGCTGCTGCCGGAGACCATCGCCGCCGTACGGGCCGCGAAGCGCGACCGCGTCCAGACCAGCCTCAACCTCGGCCTGGGCTCGGCGATGGCGAGCATCGGCCTGACCATCCCCGCGGTCGCGGCCGCCTCGGCCTGGCTGCCCGGCCCCCTGTATCTGGGCCTGGGGGCCACCCATATGGTGCTGCTCGCACTGACCGTCATGGTGGGCACGCTGACGGTGATCCCCGGCCGCGCGACGCCGCTCCAGGGCGGGATGCATCTCGCCCTGCTGGCGGCGTACATCGTGCTGGCGGTGAGTCCCTGA
- the ggt gene encoding gamma-glutamyltransferase — MPNVRRLTSLGAAAALAGSLLAAPAAAQSAPPRTPAPHETATPAKTPLAIGHGGAVASVDADASAAGIAVLKRGGNAVDAAVATAAALGVTEPYSSGIGGGGYFVYYNARTHTIRTLDGRETAPRSADQNLFLDHGKPIPFADAVTSGLSVGTPGTPATWDTALRRWGSRSLGQVLGPARKLARDGFTVDDTFRQQTAANEARFRDFPATARLFLPGGRLPVVGSTLKNPDLARTYGELATKGVGSLYTGDVGRDIVRTVRKPPVRPGSSRDVRPGDLTAADLSGYRALGQAPTHTRYRGLDVYGMAPSSSGGTSVAEALNILEKSDVSRLTEKQYLHRYIEASRIAFADRGRWVGDPAYEHVPTRGLTSQRFADSRACLIRDDKALTSPLAPGDPRHPEPCRSADKAAPTTYEGQNTTHLTVADKWGNIVAYTLTIEQTGGSGIVVPGRGFLLNNELTDFSFAPADPAVHDPNLPGPGKRPRSSISPTIVLRHGKPVVALGSPGGATIITTVLQTLVNFLDRGMPLVDAIAAPRASQRNATATELEPALWNSPLRRQLEALGHTFKQNPEIGAATGIQPLPGGRWLAAAEKVRRGGGSARVVQP, encoded by the coding sequence ATGCCGAACGTTCGACGCCTCACCTCCCTGGGGGCGGCCGCCGCACTGGCCGGCTCCCTGCTGGCGGCCCCGGCCGCCGCCCAGTCCGCCCCGCCCCGCACCCCCGCACCCCACGAGACCGCCACGCCCGCCAAGACCCCCCTCGCCATCGGTCACGGCGGTGCGGTCGCGAGCGTCGACGCGGACGCCTCCGCCGCCGGTATCGCCGTCCTCAAGAGGGGCGGCAACGCCGTGGACGCCGCGGTGGCCACCGCCGCCGCCCTCGGCGTCACCGAGCCCTACTCGTCGGGCATCGGGGGCGGCGGCTACTTCGTCTACTACAACGCCCGGACGCACACCATACGGACCCTCGACGGCCGCGAGACCGCCCCGCGTTCCGCCGACCAGAACCTCTTCCTGGACCACGGCAAACCGATCCCGTTCGCCGACGCGGTCACCAGCGGCCTCAGCGTCGGCACCCCCGGTACGCCCGCCACCTGGGACACCGCCCTGCGCCGGTGGGGCAGCCGCTCGCTCGGCCAGGTGCTCGGCCCCGCCCGGAAACTGGCCCGCGACGGCTTCACCGTCGACGACACCTTCCGGCAGCAGACCGCCGCCAACGAGGCCCGCTTCCGCGACTTCCCCGCCACCGCCCGCCTCTTCCTCCCCGGCGGCAGGCTCCCGGTCGTCGGCTCGACCCTCAAGAACCCCGATCTCGCCCGTACCTACGGCGAGTTGGCGACCAAGGGCGTCGGTTCGCTCTACACCGGCGACGTGGGCCGCGACATCGTACGGACCGTGCGCAAGCCCCCCGTACGCCCCGGATCGAGCCGCGACGTGCGCCCCGGCGATCTGACCGCCGCCGACCTGAGCGGCTACCGGGCCCTCGGCCAGGCACCCACCCACACCCGCTACCGCGGCCTCGACGTCTACGGCATGGCCCCGTCCTCCTCCGGCGGCACCAGCGTCGCCGAAGCGCTCAACATCCTGGAGAAGAGCGATGTCTCCCGCCTGACCGAAAAGCAGTATCTGCACCGCTACATCGAAGCCAGCCGGATCGCCTTCGCCGACCGCGGCCGCTGGGTCGGCGACCCCGCCTACGAGCACGTCCCCACCCGGGGCCTGACCTCGCAGCGCTTCGCCGACTCCCGCGCCTGCCTCATCCGCGACGACAAGGCCCTGACCAGCCCGCTCGCCCCCGGCGACCCGCGCCACCCCGAGCCCTGCCGCAGCGCCGACAAGGCCGCGCCCACCACCTACGAGGGCCAGAACACCACCCATCTCACCGTCGCCGACAAATGGGGCAACATCGTCGCCTACACCCTCACCATCGAGCAGACCGGCGGCAGTGGCATCGTCGTCCCCGGCCGCGGCTTCCTGCTCAACAACGAGCTGACGGACTTCTCCTTCGCGCCCGCCGACCCGGCCGTACACGATCCGAACCTGCCCGGCCCCGGCAAGCGCCCGCGCTCCTCCATCTCCCCCACCATCGTCCTGCGCCACGGCAAGCCGGTCGTCGCCCTCGGCTCACCCGGCGGCGCCACCATCATCACCACCGTCCTGCAAACCCTCGTCAACTTCCTCGACCGCGGTATGCCCCTGGTGGACGCCATCGCCGCCCCGCGCGCCAGCCAGCGCAACGCGACGGCCACCGAACTCGAACCGGCCCTGTGGAACAGCCCGCTCCGTCGCCAACTGGAGGCCCTCGGCCACACCTTCAAACAGAACCCGGAGATCGGCGCGGCGACCGGCATCCAGCCGCTGCCGGGCGGCCGCTGGCTGGCGGCGGCCGAAAAGGTACGCCGCGGCGGCGGCTCGGCGAGGGTCGTGCAGCCCTGA
- a CDS encoding amidase, whose protein sequence is MSVDESRDSGTGPDRPASPAGAPEGLADQARALAEGRVTSTALVRRSLERIEATQPTVNAFRRVRAEAAMAEAAAADRRLAAGERLPLLGVPVAVKDDTDVAGEPTAFGCAGRFPPKEHDAEVVRRLRAAGAVIVGKTNACELGQWPFTEGPAFGDTRNPWNLDHTPGGSSGGSAAAVAAGLVPAALGTDGAGSVRIPAAWSHLIGIKPQRGRISTWPDAEAFQGITGIGPLARTVEDAALLLDVASGNHPGDLHRPPAIAAREAAGRDPGRLRIALSWKPAITFTRKQLHPEVRAAVTEMARTLARLGHFVEEADPDYGLVGLSFVPRATAGVGEWAARVPDSRLLDPRTRESVRMGRLLGGPVLRRARAAERRQQRRIGALFGPYDVLLTPTTATPPPRIGTFAELSGWRTDQAMIAACPYAWPWNVLGWPGVSVPAGFSTDGLPLGAQLLGPAHDEPRLISLAAQLQDDLRWHQHRPAAVV, encoded by the coding sequence GTGAGCGTTGACGAGAGCCGTGACAGCGGAACCGGGCCCGACCGCCCCGCATCGCCGGCCGGAGCACCCGAAGGGCTCGCCGACCAGGCGCGGGCGCTGGCCGAGGGGCGGGTGACCTCCACCGCGCTGGTCCGCCGTTCCCTGGAACGCATCGAGGCCACCCAGCCCACCGTCAATGCCTTCCGGCGGGTACGGGCCGAGGCGGCGATGGCCGAGGCCGCGGCAGCCGACCGGCGGCTGGCCGCCGGCGAACGGCTGCCGCTCCTGGGCGTGCCCGTCGCGGTCAAGGACGACACCGACGTGGCGGGCGAGCCCACCGCGTTCGGCTGCGCCGGCCGGTTCCCGCCCAAGGAGCACGACGCCGAGGTCGTCCGACGGCTGCGCGCGGCCGGCGCCGTCATCGTCGGCAAGACCAACGCCTGCGAGCTCGGCCAGTGGCCGTTCACCGAGGGCCCCGCCTTCGGCGACACCCGCAACCCCTGGAACCTCGACCACACCCCCGGCGGATCCTCGGGCGGCTCGGCCGCCGCGGTGGCCGCCGGTCTGGTCCCCGCGGCGCTGGGCACCGACGGCGCCGGATCGGTCCGTATCCCCGCCGCCTGGTCCCATCTCATCGGCATCAAACCCCAGCGCGGCCGCATCTCCACCTGGCCGGACGCCGAGGCGTTCCAGGGCATCACCGGCATCGGCCCGCTCGCCCGCACCGTCGAGGACGCCGCGCTCCTGCTGGACGTCGCCAGCGGAAACCACCCCGGCGATCTGCACCGGCCGCCCGCCATCGCCGCCCGCGAGGCCGCCGGCCGCGACCCCGGCCGGCTGCGCATCGCCCTGTCCTGGAAACCGGCGATCACCTTCACCCGCAAACAGCTGCACCCCGAAGTGCGCGCCGCGGTCACCGAGATGGCCCGTACGCTGGCCCGCCTCGGCCATTTCGTCGAGGAGGCCGACCCCGACTACGGGCTGGTCGGCCTCTCCTTCGTCCCCCGCGCCACCGCCGGCGTCGGCGAATGGGCCGCCCGCGTCCCCGACTCCCGCCTGCTCGACCCCCGCACCCGCGAATCCGTCCGGATGGGCCGCCTCCTCGGCGGCCCCGTCCTGCGCCGCGCCCGCGCCGCCGAAAGACGCCAACAACGCCGTATCGGCGCCCTCTTCGGCCCCTACGACGTCCTGCTGACCCCCACCACGGCCACCCCGCCGCCCCGCATCGGCACCTTCGCCGAACTCAGTGGCTGGCGCACCGATCAAGCCATGATCGCCGCCTGCCCCTACGCCTGGCCCTGGAACGTCCTGGGCTGGCCCGGCGTCAGCGTTCCGGCCGGCTTCAGCACCGACGGCCTCCCTCTGGGCGCCCAGCTGCTGGGACCCGCCCACGACGAACCCCGGCTGATCTCGCTGGCCGCGCAGCTCCAGGACGATCTGCGCTGGCACCAGCACCGGCCGGCCGCCGTGGTGTGA
- a CDS encoding isochorismatase family protein: MTATTLDPQTALVLIDLQKGIAALPGAPLPSAEVIERGARLAAAFRARGLPVVLVNVTGGAPGRTETSLRGATPPADWAELVPELDRQPADITVSKQHWGAFHGTSLDLELRRRGVTQIVLAGIATSIGVESTARAAHEHGYHVTIATDAVTDFDEAAHRNSLEKIFPRLGETDSTEAILALLG; this comes from the coding sequence ATGACCGCCACCACCCTCGACCCCCAGACCGCCCTGGTCCTGATCGACCTCCAGAAGGGGATCGCCGCGCTGCCCGGGGCCCCGCTCCCCTCCGCCGAGGTGATCGAGCGCGGCGCCCGGCTGGCGGCCGCCTTCCGTGCGCGTGGGCTGCCGGTCGTGCTGGTGAATGTCACCGGCGGCGCCCCCGGCCGTACGGAGACCTCGCTGCGCGGGGCCACGCCGCCCGCCGACTGGGCCGAGCTCGTCCCCGAACTCGACCGGCAGCCCGCCGACATCACCGTCAGCAAGCAGCACTGGGGCGCCTTCCACGGCACCAGCCTGGATCTGGAGCTGCGCCGCCGCGGTGTCACCCAGATCGTGCTGGCGGGCATCGCCACCAGCATCGGCGTCGAGTCCACCGCCCGCGCCGCCCATGAACACGGCTATCACGTCACGATCGCCACCGACGCGGTCACCGACTTCGACGAGGCGGCGCACCGCAACAGCCTGGAGAAGATCTTCCCGCGGCTGGGCGAGACCGACTCCACGGAGGCGATCCTCGCGCTGCTGGGCTGA
- a CDS encoding MFS transporter, which yields MSGPGRSLRPAAAAGATVAAGQGPGEAPDRAFGARFMTPLLLGSLLNPVNSTMIATALVTIGRTFHVGPAGTASLLSAMYVASAVGQPLMGRLADRIGPRRVFLAGAVAVCAAGLVGALAPTFTLLIVSRVLLGIGTAAAYPAAMAMLRAASRRTGRPTPRTVLGRLSLAALGSAALGPTLGGLLAATAGWRAVFGINVPLAVLTLGCGLAWLPRDEKIPRADRDPAASGAALDPLGIALFAATLTTTMFFLRDLAHPQWPLLAPVAVLAAVLAWWQLRHPAPFLDLRMLAHNGGLLRTYLRHGLTYLVIYCVLYSFSQWLEQAHGYSSFHAGLIMLPMSGMAAFCALAGARTKGIRAPLTVTAACLAAGGAVLLVLHGTSPLPLLLCAGVLIGVPQGLASTGNQAAVYAQAPADGVGAASGLQRTAQYLGALTASSLIGLLYGQRATDSGLHHIALIGIALGAVLFLLTVTDRALRTGTGN from the coding sequence ATGAGCGGGCCGGGCCGTTCCCTTCGCCCCGCCGCTGCCGCGGGCGCGACCGTCGCTGCCGGTCAGGGCCCCGGCGAGGCACCGGACCGGGCCTTCGGCGCCCGCTTCATGACCCCGTTGCTCCTCGGCTCCCTGCTCAACCCGGTCAACTCCACGATGATCGCCACCGCGCTGGTGACCATCGGCCGCACCTTCCACGTCGGACCTGCCGGCACCGCCTCGCTGCTGTCCGCGATGTATGTCGCCAGTGCGGTGGGACAGCCCCTGATGGGGCGGCTGGCGGACCGCATCGGGCCGCGCCGGGTGTTCCTCGCCGGTGCGGTGGCGGTCTGCGCGGCGGGGCTCGTCGGGGCGCTGGCCCCCACCTTCACCCTGCTGATCGTCTCCCGGGTCCTGCTCGGCATCGGCACGGCCGCCGCCTACCCCGCCGCGATGGCGATGCTGCGCGCCGCATCGCGGCGAACGGGCCGGCCCACCCCCCGTACCGTCCTGGGGCGGCTCTCGCTCGCGGCGCTGGGCAGCGCCGCGCTCGGCCCCACCCTCGGCGGACTGCTCGCCGCGACGGCAGGCTGGCGTGCGGTCTTCGGGATCAATGTGCCGCTGGCGGTGCTGACGCTGGGATGCGGGCTGGCCTGGCTGCCGCGCGACGAGAAGATCCCCCGCGCCGACCGGGACCCGGCCGCGTCCGGTGCCGCCCTCGACCCCCTGGGCATCGCGCTGTTCGCCGCGACGCTCACCACCACGATGTTCTTCCTGCGGGACCTCGCGCACCCCCAGTGGCCGCTGCTGGCCCCGGTCGCCGTCCTGGCGGCCGTGCTGGCCTGGTGGCAGCTACGGCATCCGGCCCCCTTCCTCGACCTGCGGATGCTCGCCCACAACGGCGGGCTGCTGCGCACCTACCTCCGCCACGGACTGACGTATCTGGTCATCTACTGCGTGCTCTACAGCTTCAGCCAGTGGCTGGAACAGGCGCACGGCTACTCGTCCTTCCACGCCGGGCTGATCATGCTGCCGATGTCGGGGATGGCGGCCTTCTGCGCGCTCGCGGGCGCCCGCACGAAGGGCATCCGCGCCCCGCTGACCGTCACGGCGGCGTGTCTGGCGGCCGGCGGTGCGGTGCTGCTCGTCCTGCACGGCACCAGCCCGCTGCCCCTGCTGCTGTGCGCCGGGGTGCTGATCGGCGTCCCGCAAGGGCTGGCGTCCACCGGAAACCAGGCCGCCGTCTACGCCCAGGCCCCGGCCGACGGCGTCGGCGCGGCCTCCGGACTCCAGCGCACCGCCCAGTACCTCGGCGCGCTCACGGCTTCCAGCCTGATCGGCCTCCTGTACGGGCAGCGGGCCACCGACTCGGGCCTGCACCACATCGCCCTGATCGGCATCGCCCTCGGTGCGGTGCTGTTCCTTCTCACCGTGACCGACCGCGCCCTGCGGACAGGCACCGGAAACTGA
- a CDS encoding MarR family winged helix-turn-helix transcriptional regulator, giving the protein MPDTNQERLATDLGAAVGLLMRQLRAASPQGELSPTQRAVLRRIDTDGPATIAALARAELVRPQSMRVTVGALEELGILSRSPHPTDGRQVIFSLTEEGRRTLTAIRQAKHNWLAVAIAERLTPEEQHTLATATELMRRLMQP; this is encoded by the coding sequence ATGCCCGATACGAACCAGGAACGCCTCGCGACGGATCTGGGCGCGGCCGTGGGCCTGCTGATGCGACAGCTGCGCGCCGCCTCCCCGCAGGGCGAGCTCAGCCCCACCCAGCGCGCGGTACTCCGCCGGATCGACACAGACGGACCGGCCACCATCGCGGCCCTGGCCCGCGCCGAGCTGGTCCGCCCGCAGTCCATGCGGGTGACGGTGGGCGCACTGGAGGAGCTGGGGATCCTCTCCCGCAGCCCGCACCCGACCGACGGGCGGCAGGTCATCTTCTCCCTCACCGAGGAGGGTCGCCGCACGCTCACGGCCATACGGCAGGCCAAACACAACTGGCTCGCCGTGGCCATCGCGGAGCGGCTGACCCCCGAGGAGCAGCACACCCTCGCCACGGCGACCGAGCTGATGCGACGGCTGATGCAGCCATGA
- a CDS encoding nitrilase-related carbon-nitrogen hydrolase, with product MADVVRAALVQATWTGDTESMIAKHEEYARAAAAQGAKIIGFQEVFNAPYFCQVQEPEHYRWAEPVPDGPTVRRMQALARETGMVIVVPVFEVEQSGFYYNTAAVVDADGTVLGSYRKHHIPQLKGFWEKYYFKPGNIGWPVFDTAVGKVGVYICYDRHFPEGWRQLGLNGAQLVYNPSATSRGLSSHLWKLEQPAAAVANEYYIAAINRVGVEEYGDNDFYGTSYFVDPRGQFVGDVASDSKEELLVRDLDFGLIDEVRRQWAFYRDRRPDAYDGLVRP from the coding sequence ATGGCCGATGTTGTGCGTGCCGCACTGGTCCAGGCGACCTGGACCGGCGACACCGAATCGATGATCGCGAAGCATGAGGAGTACGCCAGGGCGGCGGCCGCGCAGGGCGCGAAGATCATCGGCTTCCAAGAGGTCTTCAACGCCCCGTACTTCTGCCAGGTCCAGGAGCCCGAGCACTACCGCTGGGCCGAGCCCGTACCCGACGGCCCGACCGTACGCCGGATGCAGGCGCTGGCCCGCGAGACCGGCATGGTCATCGTCGTCCCGGTCTTCGAGGTCGAGCAGTCCGGCTTCTACTACAACACCGCGGCCGTCGTCGACGCCGACGGCACCGTCCTGGGCAGCTACCGCAAACACCACATCCCGCAGCTCAAGGGCTTCTGGGAGAAGTACTACTTCAAGCCGGGCAACATCGGCTGGCCGGTCTTCGACACGGCCGTCGGCAAGGTCGGCGTCTACATCTGCTACGACCGCCACTTCCCCGAGGGCTGGCGGCAGTTGGGCCTCAACGGCGCCCAGCTCGTCTACAACCCCTCCGCCACCTCCCGCGGCCTCTCCTCCCACCTGTGGAAGCTGGAACAGCCCGCGGCCGCCGTCGCCAACGAGTACTACATCGCCGCGATCAACCGCGTCGGCGTCGAGGAGTACGGCGACAACGACTTCTACGGCACCAGCTACTTCGTCGACCCCCGCGGCCAGTTCGTCGGCGACGTCGCCAGCGACTCCAAGGAGGAACTCCTCGTCCGCGACCTCGACTTCGGCCTGATCGACGAGGTCCGCCGGCAGTGGGCGTTCTACCGCGACCGCCGCCCCGACGCCTACGACGGGCTGGTGCGGCCGTGA
- a CDS encoding aspartate aminotransferase family protein, translating to MTHVPHDAPGLHARHQAVLPSWLALYYDRPLEITHGEGRHVWDAEGNRYLDFFGGILTTMTAHALPEVTKAVAEQAGRILHTSTLYLSRPMVELAERIATLSGIPDARVFFTTSGTEATDTALLLATCYRRSNQILAMRNSYHGRSFSAVGVTGNHSWSPTSLSPLQTLYVHGGIRTRGPYAHLNDRDYITACVADLEDVLDQTAGGVAALIAEPVQGVGGFTAPPDGLYAAFREVLARHGILWISDEVQTGWGRTGDHFWGWQAHADNGPPDLLTFAKGIGNGMSLGGVVARAEVMNSLPANSISTFGGSPITMAAGLANLTYLLEHDLQGNARRVGGLLIERLRGVAAGLDVVREVRGRGLMIGVELVRPGTGDRSPEAASLVLEAARERGLLVGKGGQGGATLRIAPPMTLTVAEAEEGAELLAQALEEAQGRLVGS from the coding sequence GTGACCCACGTCCCCCATGATGCGCCGGGCCTGCACGCCCGCCACCAGGCCGTCCTGCCCTCCTGGCTCGCCCTGTACTACGACCGCCCCCTCGAAATCACCCACGGCGAGGGCCGCCACGTCTGGGACGCCGAGGGCAACCGCTACCTCGACTTCTTCGGCGGCATCCTCACCACCATGACGGCACACGCCCTGCCCGAGGTGACCAAGGCGGTCGCCGAGCAGGCCGGCCGCATCCTGCACACCTCCACGCTCTACCTCTCCCGCCCCATGGTCGAGCTGGCGGAACGGATCGCCACGCTCTCCGGAATCCCCGACGCCCGGGTCTTCTTCACCACCTCGGGTACCGAGGCCACCGACACGGCCCTCCTGCTGGCCACCTGCTACCGCCGCTCCAACCAGATCCTGGCGATGCGCAACAGCTACCACGGCCGGTCCTTCTCCGCCGTCGGCGTCACCGGCAACCACAGCTGGTCGCCCACCAGCCTCTCGCCCCTCCAGACGCTCTACGTCCACGGCGGCATCCGCACCCGGGGCCCCTACGCCCACCTGAACGACCGCGACTACATCACGGCCTGCGTCGCCGACCTGGAGGACGTGCTCGACCAGACCGCGGGCGGGGTCGCCGCCCTGATCGCCGAACCGGTCCAGGGCGTCGGCGGCTTCACCGCGCCCCCCGACGGCCTCTACGCCGCCTTCCGCGAGGTCCTCGCCCGCCACGGCATCCTCTGGATCAGCGACGAGGTGCAGACCGGCTGGGGCCGCACCGGCGACCACTTCTGGGGCTGGCAGGCACACGCCGACAACGGCCCGCCGGACCTGCTGACCTTCGCCAAGGGCATCGGCAACGGCATGTCCCTCGGCGGCGTCGTCGCCCGCGCCGAGGTCATGAACTCCCTGCCCGCGAACTCCATTTCCACCTTCGGCGGCAGCCCCATCACCATGGCCGCGGGCCTCGCCAACCTCACCTACCTCCTCGAACACGACCTCCAGGGCAACGCCCGGCGCGTCGGCGGTCTGCTCATCGAGCGGCTGCGGGGCGTCGCGGCCGGACTCGACGTCGTACGGGAGGTCCGCGGCCGCGGCCTGATGATCGGCGTCGAACTGGTCCGCCCCGGCACCGGCGACCGCTCGCCCGAGGCCGCCTCGCTGGTCCTGGAGGCCGCCCGCGAACGCGGTCTCCTCGTCGGCAAAGGCGGCCAGGGCGGCGCCACCCTGCGGATCGCACCCCCGATGACCCTGACCGTCGCGGAGGCGGAGGAGGGCGCGGAACTCCTCGCCCAGGCGCTGGAGGAGGCGCAGGGGAGGCTGGTGGGCTCGTAG
- a CDS encoding ABC transporter substrate-binding protein codes for MEHSTPWEFSDDRGRLAVAGDRPLRIVAYIQAGATLWDHGIRPVGLFGSQHDGGAPDPAKAGELPLADIPYLGSGHALHPDALLAVEPDLVVAVTYDGEQIYGLDPKTALELETHVPVAAVAVGPGRGLAEVRERFAALAGSLGKGEPLGAARELDAAEDVLRQATGGPVRPRVLALSPGDRERVHLARPGAWPDLRALCEHGVELLEPAAGSGANWSTVGWAEAAGMRPDIVLADARSNAARPERLRADEHWRALEAGARILPWNPEAPCSRRAHTGFFTLVADTVRDVLADR; via the coding sequence ATGGAGCACAGCACGCCGTGGGAGTTCTCCGACGACCGCGGGCGCCTGGCGGTGGCCGGGGACCGACCGTTGAGGATCGTCGCGTACATACAGGCGGGGGCCACCCTGTGGGACCACGGTATCCGCCCCGTGGGGCTCTTCGGGTCCCAGCACGACGGCGGCGCCCCCGACCCGGCCAAGGCGGGCGAGCTGCCGCTCGCGGACATCCCGTATCTCGGTTCGGGCCATGCGCTGCACCCGGACGCCCTGCTGGCGGTCGAGCCGGATCTGGTGGTCGCCGTCACCTACGACGGCGAGCAGATCTACGGGCTCGATCCGAAGACCGCGCTGGAGCTGGAGACGCATGTCCCGGTGGCGGCCGTGGCGGTGGGGCCGGGGCGCGGGCTCGCCGAGGTACGGGAGCGGTTCGCGGCGCTCGCCGGATCGCTGGGCAAGGGGGAACCACTCGGCGCCGCACGGGAGTTGGACGCGGCGGAGGATGTGCTGCGGCAGGCGACCGGGGGGCCGGTGCGGCCCCGGGTGTTGGCGCTGTCGCCCGGCGACCGCGAGCGGGTCCATCTGGCCCGGCCCGGCGCCTGGCCGGATCTGCGGGCACTGTGCGAGCACGGCGTCGAGCTGCTGGAACCGGCCGCCGGGTCCGGTGCCAACTGGTCCACGGTCGGCTGGGCGGAGGCGGCCGGGATGCGGCCGGACATCGTGCTGGCGGACGCCCGGTCGAATGCCGCCCGGCCCGAGCGGCTGCGGGCGGACGAACACTGGCGCGCCCTGGAGGCCGGCGCGCGGATCCTGCCGTGGAACCCGGAGGCGCCGTGCAGCCGCCGGGCGCACACCGGCTTCTTCACGCTGGTGGCGGACACCGTACGGGACGTACTGGCGGACCGTTAG